In Salvelinus sp. IW2-2015 unplaced genomic scaffold, ASM291031v2 Un_scaffold1611, whole genome shotgun sequence, one DNA window encodes the following:
- the il6 gene encoding interleukin-6, producing the protein MNSSTRYLSLLSVLVVLVKGSPVPSALSELMTSGWTSGEELGTDGETGAPPKWEQIIKMLVHEVTTLRNQQFVEEFQKPVEEMSSFSQHQVPSTPPHLSKSLCSTSNKEACLQEISRGLQVYQLLLQHIKAEYPQSTLVPSVTQQTTVLIGLVKDQMKAAEVVEDLSASERKRVLGEVPTGTEWERKTSVHAILRELRNFLVDTKRALRRMGKSGKDFQ; encoded by the exons ATGAATTCTTCTACACGCT aTCTCTCACTCCTCTCGGTGCTCGTGGTGTTAGTTAAGGGGAGTCCAGTGCCCAGCGCGCTCTCTGAGCTCATGACCTCCGGATGGACCTCAGGAGaggagctcgggacagacggtgAAACGGGCGCGCCCCCGAAGTGGGAGCAAATTATCAAGATGCTCGTTCACGAGGTAACCACCTTGCGCAACCAACAG tTTGTGGAGGAGTTTCAGAAGCCTGTGGAAGAGATGTCATCGTTCTCACAGCACCAGGTCCCATccacccccccacacctctccaaGAGTCTCTGCTCCACCTCCAACAAG GAGGCATGTCTGCAGGAGATCAGTCGGGGTCTGCAAGTGTACCAGCTTCTTCTTCAGCACATTAAGGCTGAATACCCTCAATCAACCCTAGTCCCCTCTGTCACACAACAGACCACTGTCCTGATAGGGCTGGTCAAAGACCAG aTGAAGGCTGCTGAGGTAGTAGAGGACCTGTCTGCCAGTGAGAGGAAGCGTGTTCTGGGTGAGGTGCCTACAGGGACAGAGTGGGAGAGGAAGACAAGCGTTCACGCCATCCTTAGGGAGCTACGTAACTTCCTGGTTGACACCAAGAGAGCACTCCGCCGCATGGGAAAAAGTGGCAAAGACTTCCAGTAA